TCGTCATCTCGGTCTTCGCAACGCTGCTCGTGCTCGGCGTCGCCCTTCCCGCGGCGTACTACACGGCACGATTCCGGTTCCCCGGGCGCATGGTGTTCCTGTTCCTCGTGATCGTGACGCAGATGGTCCAGCCCGCCGTGCTCAGCTCGGGCCTGTTCCGCCAGTTCGTCACCCTCGGCCTCATCGACACCTGGGTGGCGATGATCTTCGTCAATGCGGCCTTCAACCTGTCGTTCGCGGTGTGGATCATGCACTCCTTCTTCGCCGGCGTGCCGAAGGAGATCGACGAAGCCGCCCAGATCGACGGCGCCGGACGCCTCACCGTCCTGTTCCGCATTCAACTGCCCCTCGTCTGGCCGGGCATCGTCACCGCGATCGTGTTCGTCTTCGTCGCGAGCTGGAACGAGTTCGCCGCCTCCCTCATCGTACTCACCACCGCCGGAAACCAGCCCCTCTCCGTCGCCCTGACGAAGTTCGTGGGCCAGTACGAGACCTCATGGCAGTACGTATTCGGAGTCTCCGTCGTCGCCATCATCCCCGTCGCCATCCTGTTCATGATCATCGAGAAACGTCTCGTCGGCGGGCTC
The window above is part of the Pseudactinotalea sp. HY158 genome. Proteins encoded here:
- a CDS encoding carbohydrate ABC transporter permease codes for the protein MAVTTPEFDTIHAPAPAGRRRRYTEDQVSIWRIMLRMSAGLIVLGVFILPYTIMFFGSVKTKSQIRSVDPTYFPLEWHWENYITMWSTPETPLPQNLISTIVISVFATLLVLGVALPAAYYTARFRFPGRMVFLFLVIVTQMVQPAVLSSGLFRQFVTLGLIDTWVAMIFVNAAFNLSFAVWIMHSFFAGVPKEIDEAAQIDGAGRLTVLFRIQLPLVWPGIVTAIVFVFVASWNEFAASLIVLTTAGNQPLSVALTKFVGQYETSWQYVFGVSVVAIIPVAILFMIIEKRLVGGLTAGSIK